GGTGCGGTGTAGGCGCCACGCCGGACGCCGCCCGCGATCGTGATCTTGCCCGCGCGTCCGGCGGTCCGGGCGTCTGCGAAGATGTCCGGAACGGCTCGAACAGGGCCGTCGGCCTGAGCCGTGGCCGGCTCGGCCGACGCCCGCACCCGCGTCGAGCCCCCATCACTTCGACCGAGTACGGATGCGCCTCCGATGACCTCACCCGCCCCGGTCTCGGCTCGCCGGGACCTCACCGACGCCCCGCTGCTGGTGGCCGCCCGCGGCGGCACCCCGCGGCACACGCCCGTCTGGTTCATGCGCCAGGCCGGCCGTTCGCTGCCGGAGTACCGGAAGGTGCGCGAGGGCACCCCGATGCTGCAGGCGTGCCTGACCCCGGAGCTGGTCTGCGAGATCACCGCGCAGCCGGTGCGCCGCCACGGAGTGGACGCGGCGATCCTGTTCAGCGACATCGTGCTGCCGCTGTACGCGGCGGGCATCGGGCTGGACATCGTCGCGGGCACCGGACCGGTGGTGGCCGAGCCGGTGCGCGACGCCGCCGCCGTGGCCGCGCTGCCGGAGCTGCACGTCGAGCAGGTCGCGCCCGTGGCCGAGGCCGTGCGGCTGCTGCTGGCCGAGCTGGGCGAGACGCCGCTGATCGGGTTCGCCGGGGCGCCGTTCACGCTGGCCTCCTACCTGGTGGAGGGCGGGCCGAGCCGGAACCACGAGCGCACCAAGGCCCTGATGCACTCCGATCCGGCCACCTGGCACGCGCTGCTGGAGAAGCTCGCCGACACGACGCTGACGTTCCTGCGCACCCAGCTGGCCGCGGGGGTCGACGCGGTGCAGCTGTTCGACTCCTGGGCCGGCGCGCTGTCGGTGCGGGACTACCGCGAGTTCGTGCTGCCGCACAGCGAGCGCATCTTCCAGGGGGTCGCGGAGGCCGCGCCGGATGTGCCGAAGATCCACTTCGGGGTGGGCACCGGAGAGCTGCTCGGCGACATGCAGTCCGCGGGTGCCGACGTGGTCGGCGTGGACTGGCGGGTGCCGCTGGACGAGGCGGCCCGGCGGTTGCGCGCGGCGAACCCCGGCTCCGACCCGGTCGTGCAGGGCAACCTGGACCCGGCCGTGCTGTTCGCGGGGGAGGACGCCGTGCGGCGCGAGGTGAGCCGCATCCTCGCCGAGGGCACGGCCGCCGCCGGACACCTGTTCAACCTCGGCCACGGAGTGCTGCCCACGACCGATCCCGACGTGCTCACCGCCGTCGTGCGGCAGGTGCACGCCGAGAGCGCCCGGTCTTGACCGGCGGGCCCACGGTCGCCGTCGTCGGCGGTGGTGTCAGCGGGCTCGTCGCGGCGCACCGGCTGCGGTGCGACCTGGGCCCGGACGCAGAGA
This window of the Saccharopolyspora gloriosae genome carries:
- the hemE gene encoding uroporphyrinogen decarboxylase, which codes for MTSPAPVSARRDLTDAPLLVAARGGTPRHTPVWFMRQAGRSLPEYRKVREGTPMLQACLTPELVCEITAQPVRRHGVDAAILFSDIVLPLYAAGIGLDIVAGTGPVVAEPVRDAAAVAALPELHVEQVAPVAEAVRLLLAELGETPLIGFAGAPFTLASYLVEGGPSRNHERTKALMHSDPATWHALLEKLADTTLTFLRTQLAAGVDAVQLFDSWAGALSVRDYREFVLPHSERIFQGVAEAAPDVPKIHFGVGTGELLGDMQSAGADVVGVDWRVPLDEAARRLRAANPGSDPVVQGNLDPAVLFAGEDAVRREVSRILAEGTAAAGHLFNLGHGVLPTTDPDVLTAVVRQVHAESARS